In one window of Phycisphaerales bacterium DNA:
- the atpD gene encoding F0F1 ATP synthase subunit beta, which produces MAQGTITQVIGSTFDAQFAESDLPEIYNAITVEADTPAGKLTLVGEVQQHLGGGRVRCVALGSTDGLRRSMPCTDTGSPVSVPVGEGVLGRVFNLLGEPIDNRGPANTTERRPIHRHSPEFTALNPNTEILPTGIKVVDLLCPFVRGGKIGLFGGAGVGKTVIIQEMIARVAREFGGYSVFCGVGERTREGNDLWREMQEAEYTDENGNTAHVIDKVAMVFGQMNEPPGARLRVALSGLTMAEEFRDASGKETMMFVDNIFRFTQAGSEVSALLGRMPSAVGYQPTLSTEMGELQERITSTAKGAITSVQAIYVPADDLTDPAPATAFAHLDAFVVLERSIAEKGIFPAVDPLASTSTILDPSVLGERHYTVSQSVQRILQRYKDLQDIIAILGVDELSEEDKLIVGRARKIERFLSQPFYVAEVFTGFPGIYTSLEDTIDSFERLVNGEGDDLPESAFMYVGTLDDARAKAEKMAAKA; this is translated from the coding sequence ATGGCGCAAGGCACCATCACGCAGGTCATCGGCTCCACCTTCGATGCGCAGTTCGCCGAGAGCGACCTGCCGGAGATCTATAACGCCATCACCGTCGAGGCCGACACGCCCGCAGGCAAGTTGACCCTGGTCGGCGAGGTGCAGCAGCACCTTGGCGGCGGCCGCGTCCGCTGCGTGGCCCTCGGCTCGACCGACGGCCTGCGCCGTTCCATGCCGTGCACCGACACGGGCTCGCCCGTGAGCGTGCCGGTAGGCGAGGGCGTGCTTGGCCGCGTGTTCAACCTGCTGGGCGAACCCATCGATAACCGTGGGCCGGCCAATACGACCGAGCGTCGGCCGATCCACCGCCACAGCCCCGAGTTCACGGCCCTGAACCCCAACACCGAGATCCTGCCCACGGGCATCAAGGTCGTCGACCTGCTCTGCCCGTTCGTCCGTGGCGGCAAGATCGGCCTGTTCGGCGGTGCCGGCGTGGGCAAGACCGTCATCATCCAGGAGATGATCGCCCGCGTGGCCCGCGAGTTCGGTGGTTATTCCGTCTTCTGCGGGGTGGGCGAGCGCACCCGCGAGGGCAACGACCTCTGGCGTGAAATGCAGGAGGCCGAATACACCGATGAGAACGGCAATACCGCCCACGTCATCGACAAGGTGGCCATGGTGTTCGGCCAGATGAACGAGCCCCCCGGCGCCCGCCTCCGCGTGGCGTTGAGCGGCCTGACCATGGCCGAAGAGTTCCGCGATGCATCGGGTAAGGAAACGATGATGTTCGTGGACAACATCTTCCGCTTTACCCAGGCGGGTTCGGAAGTGTCCGCGCTGCTTGGCCGCATGCCTTCGGCCGTGGGTTACCAGCCGACGCTCTCGACCGAGATGGGCGAACTCCAGGAGCGCATCACCTCGACGGCCAAGGGCGCCATCACCTCGGTGCAGGCCATCTACGTGCCGGCCGACGACCTGACCGACCCCGCCCCCGCCACCGCGTTCGCCCACCTTGACGCGTTTGTGGTGCTCGAGCGTTCGATCGCCGAAAAGGGCATCTTCCCCGCCGTCGATCCGCTGGCCTCGACGTCGACCATCCTCGACCCCAGCGTACTGGGCGAGCGTCACTACACCGTGAGCCAGAGCGTGCAGCGCATCCTGCAGCGCTACAAGGACCTTCAGGACATCATCGCCATCCTCGGCGTCGATGAGCTGAGCGAAGAGGACAAGCTGATCGTGGGTCGCGCCCGCAAGATCGAGCGATTCCTCAGCCAGCCGTTCTACGTGGCCGAGGTCTTCACCGGCTTCCCGGGCATCTACACCAGCCTGGAGGACACCATCGACAGCTTCGAACGCCTGGTGAACGGCGAGGGCGACGACCTGCCCGAGAGCGCCTTCATGTACGTCGGTACGCTCGACGACGCTCGCGCCAAGGCCGAGAAGATGGCGGCGAAGGCTTAA
- the raiA gene encoding ribosome-associated translation inhibitor RaiA — protein sequence MHIQYNYANIDASDALESHVAQQLESQVGHLYKHLTGFEVHIADENSSKKHGPADKRCTIEARPRGRDPITVEAHADDFYPAINDAAQKLRSALTKRLERD from the coding sequence ATGCACATCCAGTACAACTACGCCAACATCGACGCGTCCGACGCCCTGGAGTCCCACGTGGCCCAGCAGCTCGAGTCGCAGGTGGGGCACTTGTACAAGCACCTCACCGGCTTCGAGGTCCATATCGCCGACGAGAACAGCTCGAAGAAGCATGGGCCGGCCGACAAGCGGTGCACCATCGAGGCCCGGCCGCGCGGGCGCGACCCGATCACGGTCGAGGCGCACGCGGACGACTTCTATCCGGCCATCAACGACGCGGCCCAGAAGCTGCGCAGCGCGCTGACCAAGCGGCTCGAGCGCGACTAG
- a CDS encoding GC-type dockerin domain-anchored protein, producing the protein MIRAGSLGCFTACLAVATAAEAQLRVATWNLTNFSGTDADRNVALRTALFDEFDGRSLRPDVLVLQEVTGSAAASRLAGILNADPRGGQDWALAPFIDGPTTDSAMVYRTSRVVVRDAVVASMGGTSPLPPRNTMRYDLALAGYDTPIISLYSTHMKAGTSGSDRARREAEAQAIRADAENLSEGTHIMLLGDFNIQTSSEDAYQFLIESRADNNGRFFDPIASPGSWNNSSLFRFLHTQDPVSQMDDRFDFILINDDLFDGDGVEYLGDVAATFSRTTFDDPNHSYRTWGNDGTSFDAPLSLSNDMVGPIIAEALREAPGGSLGHLPVFLDVLVPAKIGTLASLNFGEVQVGDEVTLDLPVGNLGSVALWSADGVQPLRFSVVAPPPFDTPLELFTVPAGAPTEFVPITLLPTVEGSIDTELRVVSNDPDRPEAIVRLTATVVGGACRADLDGNGRLDIFDFLAFQNLFAVGDPAADFDGDGELTLFDFLAFQNAFDSGC; encoded by the coding sequence ATGATCAGAGCCGGCAGCTTGGGGTGCTTCACTGCCTGTCTTGCGGTGGCCACCGCCGCCGAAGCACAGCTTCGCGTAGCGACGTGGAACCTCACGAACTTCAGTGGCACCGATGCCGATCGCAACGTCGCGCTGCGGACCGCCCTCTTCGACGAGTTCGATGGCAGATCGCTTCGGCCCGACGTGCTCGTGCTGCAGGAAGTGACCGGCAGTGCCGCGGCCAGCCGGCTGGCTGGAATTCTCAATGCCGATCCACGCGGCGGCCAGGACTGGGCGCTGGCGCCATTCATCGATGGCCCCACGACCGACAGTGCGATGGTGTATCGCACGTCGCGCGTGGTCGTTCGCGACGCCGTCGTTGCATCCATGGGCGGCACCTCGCCCCTGCCGCCACGGAACACCATGCGCTATGACCTGGCGTTGGCGGGTTACGACACGCCGATCATCAGCCTCTACAGCACCCACATGAAGGCGGGCACGTCGGGCAGCGACCGAGCTCGCCGCGAAGCCGAGGCCCAGGCCATCCGCGCCGATGCGGAGAATCTTTCTGAAGGCACGCACATCATGCTGCTGGGTGATTTCAACATCCAGACGTCGAGCGAAGACGCGTACCAATTCCTGATCGAGAGCCGCGCCGACAATAATGGCCGCTTCTTTGATCCGATTGCCAGCCCGGGCTCGTGGAACAACAGCTCGCTCTTTCGCTTCCTGCACACCCAGGATCCTGTCTCGCAAATGGATGATCGGTTCGACTTCATCCTGATCAACGATGATCTCTTCGATGGCGACGGCGTGGAGTATCTCGGCGACGTCGCCGCGACGTTCAGCCGCACGACCTTCGACGATCCGAACCACAGCTACCGCACGTGGGGCAACGACGGCACCTCGTTCGATGCGCCGCTGAGCCTTTCGAACGACATGGTGGGACCGATCATCGCCGAGGCGCTGCGCGAGGCTCCGGGCGGTTCGCTGGGCCATTTGCCCGTGTTTCTTGACGTGTTGGTGCCCGCGAAGATCGGTACGCTGGCCTCGCTGAACTTTGGCGAGGTACAAGTGGGCGACGAAGTCACGCTGGATCTGCCGGTCGGTAACCTGGGCAGCGTGGCGCTGTGGAGCGCCGACGGCGTGCAGCCCCTGCGGTTCAGCGTGGTCGCTCCGCCACCGTTTGATACGCCGCTGGAGCTGTTCACCGTGCCGGCTGGCGCGCCCACGGAGTTCGTGCCGATCACGCTGCTGCCAACGGTCGAAGGCTCGATCGACACGGAGTTGCGTGTCGTGAGCAACGATCCCGACCGCCCCGAAGCGATCGTCCGGCTGACCGCCACGGTGGTGGGGGGCGCCTGCCGCGCCGACCTGGACGGCAACGGCAGGCTCGATATCTTCGACTTCCTGGCCTTCCAGAACCTGTTTGCGGTCGGCGATCCTGCCGCCGACTTCGACGGTGACGGCGAGTTGACGCTCTTCGACTTCCTGGCCTTCCAGAACGCGTTCGATTCTGGGTGTTGA
- a CDS encoding DinB family protein, which produces MPDPASRFQPAVCVERLRSFPDLLAAIVADVPESEWRWKPAPEHWAVAEILGHLAREEREDFRPRLESTLRDPAEPWPAIDPEGDVKRFNDLAGDPQAFRDEFRRLRRENLAWLDSLGPLEAIDWQRAHQHPRGFAIRAGDLLASWADHDTLHARQLIKRRHQLIERAAGEFGCKYAGEW; this is translated from the coding sequence TTGCCCGATCCGGCCTCGCGATTCCAGCCCGCGGTGTGCGTTGAACGGTTGCGGTCGTTCCCGGATCTCCTGGCGGCCATCGTCGCCGACGTACCAGAATCCGAGTGGCGATGGAAGCCGGCCCCCGAACACTGGGCTGTTGCCGAGATCCTGGGCCACCTCGCCCGCGAGGAACGAGAGGACTTCCGCCCCCGCCTGGAAAGTACGCTGCGAGACCCGGCAGAGCCTTGGCCGGCAATCGACCCGGAGGGAGACGTCAAGCGGTTCAACGACCTTGCCGGCGATCCGCAGGCGTTTCGGGACGAATTCAGGAGGCTGCGGCGAGAAAACCTTGCCTGGCTCGACTCGCTGGGGCCGCTGGAGGCGATCGACTGGCAGCGTGCGCACCAACACCCCAGGGGCTTTGCAATCCGTGCCGGTGACCTCCTCGCGAGTTGGGCCGATCACGACACGCTGCACGCCCGCCAACTCATCAAGCGGCGGCACCAACTCATCGAGCGGGCGGCGGGGGAGTTTGGGTGCAAGTATGCGGGGGAGTGGTAG
- a CDS encoding HIT family protein, which yields MAQETTIFDKIIAGEIPCHKVYEDDHVLAFLDVAPLSRGHTLVIPKERAAQMDQLSDESAAAIGRVLPRICRAVLKATGATAYNLLQNNGAQAHQAVMHLHVHVIPRYPEKAEGEPGGGLGIGWPAGELQDGPQLASEIAAAMG from the coding sequence ATGGCCCAGGAAACCACCATCTTCGACAAGATCATCGCCGGCGAGATCCCGTGCCACAAGGTGTACGAGGACGACCACGTCCTGGCGTTCCTGGATGTCGCGCCGCTGAGCCGGGGGCACACACTGGTGATCCCCAAAGAACGCGCGGCCCAGATGGACCAACTGAGCGACGAATCGGCTGCCGCGATCGGCCGGGTGCTGCCGCGGATCTGTCGAGCGGTCCTCAAGGCAACCGGTGCCACGGCGTACAACCTTCTCCAGAATAACGGGGCACAGGCGCACCAGGCGGTGATGCACCTGCACGTGCACGTGATCCCCCGCTATCCGGAGAAGGCCGAGGGCGAGCCGGGAGGCGGACTGGGGATTGGCTGGCCAGCAGGCGAGCTCCAGGATGGGCCGCAACTCGCGTCGGAGATCGCCGCCGCCATGGGTTGA
- a CDS encoding M20/M25/M40 family metallo-hydrolase, with protein MFSRLNEVMLKALIVVLLLPGIVRGQEAVEAASWHQVDQALVMALLAELPTNRAGHRTPEDVAGLQQTEEFVLGKLEALGLTPHTQEVERPDRFARLTPEEAPTPRNIWVDLHGEGESANEWLVLMAHMDAVVGSPGADDNGTGVVALLEAARLLKDRPRQRSVRLLFTTLEEIGLVGARHHVTEHIEPAVDRGEMSIFGAVSLEMLGYYSDEPGSQRSPLPPMEGFQQPDRGNFLAILGVKRHQPFTTALAAAMERAEPEADVVRIDMFVVPPPDLMRSDHAEFLIRGWPGAMLTDTANFRNPHYHTPGDTADTLDPMRFARAVSQVIGAANELLDPAPAEAELDKKHDAETP; from the coding sequence ATGTTCTCCAGGCTCAATGAAGTGATGCTCAAGGCACTCATCGTGGTGTTGCTGCTGCCGGGCATTGTTCGGGGTCAGGAGGCGGTCGAGGCGGCCAGCTGGCACCAGGTCGACCAGGCCCTTGTGATGGCACTCCTGGCCGAGCTGCCCACGAATCGGGCGGGCCATCGCACGCCCGAAGACGTCGCGGGACTGCAGCAGACAGAAGAGTTCGTCTTGGGAAAGTTGGAGGCCCTGGGGCTCACGCCCCACACGCAGGAGGTCGAGCGGCCCGATCGCTTTGCGCGGCTGACCCCTGAAGAGGCCCCCACCCCTCGGAACATCTGGGTGGATTTGCATGGCGAAGGTGAGTCCGCCAACGAATGGCTGGTGCTCATGGCCCACATGGATGCCGTCGTTGGCAGCCCCGGGGCCGACGACAACGGGACCGGCGTGGTTGCCCTCCTCGAGGCTGCCCGACTACTCAAGGATCGTCCCCGCCAGCGAAGCGTCCGACTGCTCTTTACGACGCTCGAGGAGATTGGCCTCGTAGGCGCTCGCCACCACGTGACCGAGCACATCGAGCCAGCCGTGGATCGAGGTGAAATGTCGATCTTCGGAGCCGTCTCGCTGGAGATGCTCGGCTACTACAGCGACGAGCCCGGCAGCCAGCGCTCACCCCTCCCGCCGATGGAAGGATTCCAGCAGCCAGATCGCGGCAACTTCCTGGCGATCCTGGGTGTCAAGCGTCATCAGCCATTCACGACGGCCTTGGCAGCGGCCATGGAGCGTGCCGAGCCCGAAGCCGACGTCGTGAGGATCGACATGTTCGTTGTTCCACCCCCCGACCTCATGCGCTCGGACCATGCCGAGTTCCTGATCCGCGGCTGGCCGGGTGCAATGCTGACCGACACCGCGAACTTCCGCAACCCCCACTACCACACCCCGGGAGACACGGCGGACACCCTTGATCCAATGCGATTCGCCCGGGCCGTGTCTCAGGTCATCGGGGCTGCCAATGAACTGCTCGATCCTGCTCCGGCTGAAGCGGAGCTCGACAAAAAGCACGACGCCGAGACACCCTGA
- a CDS encoding MmgE/PrpD family protein — protein MTQATTAPSSTDTHATLPADTNQARGIARYAIDFMASGTPDQSVLDRTNLFYTDACLCGVSALALRTNAPTILRDEALQYAVPAGHTGKPLGKATTHGATCFGSSQRVKAEKAILANANAVREWDSNGTNFGYNPALGHTAGEFGHNDFYAVPVAAAQMLGAGGDVALKGMVCLDEIRGRLAEVFSLKTYKVDHVVHGAIASAAVFGAMLGATEEQIERAIGMVVAHYIPFRAIRAGKQLSDSKGASAAISTEVAILSMKRAMAGFLGPRDIFRNPEAIFRIFEGPGQMFKAVNATDANTDKADASPFDLVLAKSGSDFAVMGMHFKLGLYEHQSAGALQAVIDLFTKNPGLLEQADGGAIKNINIVAYEPAFGIIGDPAKRNPTTRQSADHSMVYIVSTLIRKALESKKVNWKDLILTPYDYDRASIHNTVTRSLMEKITFEHGGKEYDDKYPDGIPTSMVITDTSGNTHDSGLVMYPAGHARNTEADLHDILKNKFRVMGSLAGDADAIVGRFEDFAGKSAKDVATVHDFEIAYKDDFDDAE, from the coding sequence ATGACCCAAGCGACTACCGCGCCCAGCAGCACCGACACGCACGCCACCCTCCCGGCCGACACCAACCAGGCCCGCGGCATCGCGCGGTACGCCATCGACTTCATGGCGAGCGGCACGCCCGACCAGAGCGTGCTCGACCGCACCAACCTGTTCTACACCGACGCGTGCCTGTGCGGCGTGAGCGCCCTGGCCCTGCGGACCAACGCCCCCACCATTCTGCGCGACGAGGCGCTGCAGTACGCCGTGCCCGCGGGCCACACCGGCAAGCCCCTGGGCAAGGCCACGACCCACGGCGCGACCTGCTTCGGCTCCAGCCAGCGCGTGAAGGCCGAGAAGGCCATCCTCGCCAACGCCAACGCCGTCCGCGAGTGGGACAGCAACGGCACCAACTTCGGCTACAACCCGGCGCTGGGCCACACCGCCGGCGAGTTCGGGCACAACGACTTCTACGCCGTGCCAGTGGCCGCCGCCCAGATGCTCGGCGCGGGCGGCGACGTGGCGCTCAAGGGCATGGTCTGCCTCGACGAGATCCGCGGGCGCCTGGCCGAGGTCTTCAGCCTCAAGACCTACAAGGTCGACCACGTCGTCCACGGCGCCATCGCCAGCGCCGCGGTCTTCGGCGCCATGCTCGGCGCCACCGAGGAGCAGATCGAGCGGGCCATCGGCATGGTCGTCGCCCACTACATCCCCTTCCGCGCCATCCGCGCGGGCAAGCAGCTCAGCGACAGCAAGGGCGCCAGCGCCGCCATCAGCACCGAGGTCGCCATCCTCAGCATGAAGCGCGCCATGGCCGGCTTCCTCGGCCCGCGCGACATCTTCCGCAACCCCGAGGCTATCTTCCGCATCTTCGAGGGCCCCGGCCAGATGTTCAAGGCCGTGAACGCCACCGACGCGAACACCGACAAGGCCGACGCGAGTCCATTCGACCTCGTCCTGGCAAAGTCCGGCAGCGACTTTGCCGTCATGGGCATGCACTTCAAGCTGGGCCTCTACGAGCACCAGAGCGCGGGCGCGCTGCAGGCCGTCATCGATCTCTTCACCAAGAACCCCGGCCTTCTCGAGCAGGCCGACGGCGGCGCGATCAAGAACATCAACATCGTCGCGTACGAGCCCGCATTTGGCATCATCGGCGACCCCGCCAAGCGCAACCCCACCACCCGTCAGTCTGCCGACCACAGCATGGTCTACATCGTCTCGACGCTCATCCGCAAGGCGCTCGAGAGCAAGAAGGTGAATTGGAAGGACCTCATCCTCACGCCCTACGACTACGACCGCGCCTCGATCCACAACACCGTCACCCGCTCGCTCATGGAGAAGATCACCTTCGAGCACGGCGGCAAGGAATACGACGACAAGTACCCCGACGGCATCCCCACCAGCATGGTCATCACCGACACGAGCGGCAACACGCACGACTCCGGCCTGGTCATGTACCCCGCCGGCCACGCGCGAAACACCGAAGCCGACCTGCACGACATCCTCAAGAACAAGTTCCGCGTCATGGGCTCGCTGGCGGGCGACGCCGACGCGATCGTCGGTCGCTTCGAGGACTTCGCCGGCAAGAGCGCCAAGGACGTCGCGACGGTGCACGACTTCGAGATTGCCTACAAGGACGACTTCGACGACGCGGAGTAA
- the nbaC gene encoding 3-hydroxyanthranilate 3,4-dioxygenase, with the protein MTTTGTTFPTINLLKWIDEHPEAFTPPVMNKQFFSESEDAIIFVSKGPNTRNDYHVNATEELFYQLKGDIAVRVRPLDGSEPHNVIVREGELFLLPRWVPHRPQRPADTLGLIVEFPRGFDENGNPHKDGLRWYCPKCDTLVHEATFLLKHIDRDLHKVMDNFWDGPEEGRTCQNCGTVITRAPEFEMDPLGGG; encoded by the coding sequence ATGACGACCACCGGCACCACCTTCCCGACGATCAACCTGCTTAAGTGGATCGACGAGCATCCCGAGGCGTTTACGCCACCGGTGATGAATAAGCAGTTCTTCAGCGAGAGCGAAGACGCGATCATCTTCGTGTCAAAGGGCCCCAACACCCGGAACGATTACCACGTTAACGCGACCGAGGAGCTGTTCTATCAGCTCAAGGGCGACATTGCCGTGCGCGTGCGACCGCTCGATGGTTCCGAGCCGCACAACGTCATCGTGCGCGAGGGCGAACTGTTCCTGCTGCCCCGCTGGGTCCCCCACCGCCCCCAGCGGCCGGCGGACACCTTGGGCCTGATCGTCGAGTTCCCCCGTGGATTCGATGAGAACGGCAACCCCCACAAGGACGGCCTGCGCTGGTATTGCCCCAAGTGCGACACGCTGGTGCACGAGGCGACGTTCCTGCTCAAGCACATCGACCGCGACCTGCACAAGGTGATGGATAACTTCTGGGATGGGCCCGAAGAGGGCCGGACGTGCCAGAACTGCGGCACGGTGATCACACGGGCGCCCGAGTTCGAGATGGATCCGTTGGGCGGGGGATGA
- a CDS encoding GC-type dockerin domain-anchored protein, whose amino-acid sequence MAVAASLAAGTAAIAQTEYEWAMPLDGRFDVESNWLPTGVPGPDDRATLGGDGPYVVTIAGVPMGSPLPFPQVDVLDLSNPQAVALLAKNRRFRLGELCGAGEFWLQPPDRGEDTTLFVDGGGVVAGTLRLRRDSGASQRSRIANDDPSIPVRITSSGRVTGGGWLDGWFENHGVIEANGDDPRLLLSGRIVQSTDGVIRGVDSDATVAISTLSPTSIEGGRLELSEGGIFSPNGSYLTGIAIGTAVGASASLDALNTTLLDCTLEGLWGMREGRRFTVEGSLTGDATIVVNDNKGTATTTIQLFGDASLGIRVVLNSATTAGLGQFRDGVATILPQGVVTGWGGLYGRIHNEGVIEAPGPDGFISFSPDAVISQADGGEIRSTGGTISLTSAELRGGRWVAGHGDQAGTLKGGTVSDATFKGRWKIVAGTSAVIGGRIGADAKDPGVLMVNSASLDRLTILWVEPRSALDAIVELSAPDSGDTSAASLRTRGVGEPITIGPTGVVRGRGLIRFGDFVLQGTFSPNGEGGPSRPGVIEVADATLACHPDSRLIVDVAGAGAALHDRVAGNAMLELDGTLEVRFADGYEPEPSDRYEFLLATSLTGRFSSIQVEQAAAVQAVGPAHVVYAEDTATLVLCAADRTGDGVLDVFDFLAFQAEFADGESSADLDGDGRLTIFDFLAFQDRFVRGC is encoded by the coding sequence ATGGCTGTCGCAGCGTCTCTCGCGGCCGGAACCGCCGCGATCGCCCAGACAGAGTACGAGTGGGCGATGCCCCTTGATGGCCGCTTCGACGTTGAGAGCAATTGGCTTCCCACCGGTGTGCCGGGCCCCGACGACCGCGCCACGCTGGGCGGGGATGGACCCTACGTCGTCACGATCGCAGGGGTGCCCATGGGCTCGCCGTTGCCCTTTCCGCAGGTGGACGTGCTGGATCTCAGCAATCCGCAAGCGGTCGCGCTACTGGCGAAGAACCGCCGGTTCCGACTCGGCGAGCTTTGTGGCGCGGGAGAGTTCTGGCTTCAGCCGCCCGACCGTGGGGAAGATACCACGCTGTTTGTTGACGGCGGGGGTGTCGTAGCAGGAACGCTGCGGCTCAGGCGTGATTCCGGCGCATCGCAGCGAAGTCGCATCGCGAATGATGATCCGAGTATTCCGGTGCGAATTACTTCGAGTGGGCGCGTAACGGGCGGTGGATGGCTTGACGGATGGTTTGAAAACCACGGCGTCATCGAGGCGAATGGGGATGACCCAAGACTCCTACTGAGCGGGCGAATCGTCCAATCCACGGACGGGGTGATACGTGGAGTCGACTCCGATGCTACGGTCGCGATATCCACGCTATCACCGACGTCCATCGAAGGGGGTCGGTTGGAACTATCCGAAGGGGGGATCTTTTCGCCTAACGGGTCTTATCTCACAGGAATTGCCATCGGCACTGCAGTCGGGGCCTCTGCCTCATTGGATGCGTTGAACACGACGCTTCTCGACTGCACCCTCGAAGGCCTTTGGGGCATGCGAGAGGGACGCCGATTCACGGTCGAAGGATCACTTACCGGTGATGCCACGATCGTTGTCAACGACAACAAGGGCACTGCCACGACCACCATTCAATTGTTTGGCGACGCGTCCCTTGGCATCCGCGTCGTGCTCAATTCTGCCACAACCGCGGGGCTGGGCCAGTTTCGCGATGGTGTCGCCACCATTCTGCCGCAAGGTGTTGTCACCGGTTGGGGTGGGCTCTACGGCCGCATTCACAATGAGGGCGTAATCGAGGCGCCAGGGCCGGATGGGTTCATCTCTTTCAGTCCGGATGCCGTTATTTCGCAAGCAGATGGTGGCGAGATCCGTTCGACTGGCGGCACGATAAGCCTGACGTCGGCGGAACTTCGTGGCGGGCGATGGGTAGCAGGACATGGGGACCAGGCCGGCACCCTGAAGGGGGGCACCGTTTCCGATGCCACATTCAAGGGACGGTGGAAGATCGTTGCGGGAACCAGCGCAGTCATCGGGGGGCGGATTGGTGCGGACGCGAAAGATCCCGGCGTGTTGATGGTCAACTCCGCCAGCCTCGATCGCTTGACTATTCTCTGGGTCGAACCACGATCAGCCCTGGATGCAATCGTCGAACTCAGCGCGCCAGATTCCGGCGATACCTCCGCCGCCTCGTTGCGGACGCGTGGTGTTGGCGAACCGATCACAATCGGCCCAACCGGAGTCGTGCGCGGCCGTGGTCTCATCCGGTTTGGGGATTTCGTCCTTCAGGGAACGTTCTCGCCCAATGGGGAAGGCGGCCCGAGTCGTCCGGGCGTGATCGAGGTCGCCGACGCGACGCTCGCGTGCCACCCCGATTCCAGGCTCATCGTTGACGTCGCCGGTGCTGGTGCGGCGTTGCACGACCGCGTGGCTGGCAACGCCATGCTCGAACTCGACGGTACATTGGAGGTTCGCTTCGCGGATGGCTATGAACCCGAGCCGAGCGATCGATACGAGTTCCTGCTCGCGACATCGCTGACTGGACGGTTCTCCAGCATCCAGGTGGAGCAAGCCGCCGCGGTCCAAGCGGTGGGGCCGGCCCATGTTGTCTATGCCGAAGACACTGCGACACTGGTCTTGTGTGCAGCCGATCGCACGGGCGATGGCGTGCTGGATGTGTTCGATTTCCTTGCCTTCCAGGCCGAGTTCGCCGATGGTGAATCTTCAGCGGATCTGGACGGCGACGGACGTCTCACGATCTTCGATTTCCTGGCGTTTCAGGATCGATTCGTGCGAGGGTGCTGA
- a CDS encoding CPBP family intramembrane glutamic endopeptidase has protein sequence MTSASTSIPNPIDPPGRPRLAMRAWLWIEMAFLFAFLPALAAAVMDPENRFDGLFNAVGLNVLADPPVPPGSLLFPTLIASAMLLGIWLAIDPSYPARQLWNWPAFRKDAKRIFGLFAINAVAMLAAAYVLSKLTGLMTLSRGGEEVDAFLRLPREAPIILLFIAIGYPWLSAYPQEITHRAFFFHRYRRIVPDVRVLFVLNVLAFTWLHAPFWHWMAFATTLPGGILFAWTYLRTKSTLAAGMEHAIYGWWLFFVGLGWFVFTGSVGS, from the coding sequence ATGACCTCAGCTAGCACCAGCATCCCCAATCCGATCGATCCCCCCGGCAGGCCGCGGCTCGCGATGCGGGCGTGGCTATGGATCGAGATGGCGTTCCTCTTCGCTTTCCTGCCCGCCTTGGCAGCCGCGGTCATGGATCCAGAGAACCGCTTCGACGGACTCTTCAACGCCGTGGGGCTGAACGTGCTGGCCGACCCGCCGGTGCCACCGGGCTCGCTGCTGTTCCCCACGCTCATCGCCTCGGCCATGCTCCTGGGCATCTGGCTGGCCATCGACCCCAGCTACCCCGCCCGCCAGCTCTGGAACTGGCCGGCCTTCCGCAAGGATGCCAAGCGCATCTTTGGCCTGTTTGCCATCAACGCCGTGGCCATGCTCGCGGCGGCTTACGTGCTTTCGAAGCTTACGGGGCTCATGACGCTGAGCCGCGGGGGGGAAGAGGTCGACGCGTTCCTGCGATTGCCACGCGAGGCCCCCATCATCCTGCTCTTCATCGCCATCGGCTACCCGTGGCTGAGCGCGTATCCGCAGGAGATCACCCACCGGGCGTTCTTCTTCCACCGCTACCGGCGCATCGTGCCCGACGTCCGCGTGCTCTTCGTCCTCAACGTGCTGGCCTTCACCTGGCTGCACGCGCCGTTCTGGCACTGGATGGCCTTCGCGACGACCCTCCCTGGCGGCATCCTCTTCGCGTGGACGTACCTGCGCACGAAATCGACGCTGGCCGCCGGCATGGAGCACGCCATCTACGGCTGGTGGCTGTTCTTCGTGGGGCTGGGTTGGTTCGTGTTTACGGGGAGCGTGGGCAGCTAG